The nucleotide window ATCAGTGTTTCGATTATTTCTGGTGTGTCTGGCCCGTTCCGACGTACGTTTTGTTTCCAAACTAAAACCACCGTGAGTTGAACACGCCAGATGGACAGGAGAGGTTTTTTTCCTCGCGTTGCTAATAAATACACACCCGGTCATTGCGAGTGTTATGAAGGCGTCCTCCGTCCTGTCGCTGTATCACAGATGTCTTCAGCACCAGAACTGGATAATAACCGGCCCCCCTCACCAGGAGCTGGGAGACGCCGTGCAGTTTGTCCCGAGACTCCTCCTCAAGAGTCGGACCTCCTGTTGCGGAAAACTTCTGCCACTTCATGCACGATCGATTTGAGCTAAATTTGCATGAAAGACTGGAGCTGGGTCTGTAGTGACGAGCACGCCGCCATCCTGCTCCGGGGTCGCTCAGAAAACACAGGCTGACCCGCGGAGTTTTCAAACCCCAGAACTTTCTTACTTTTATCTGTGTCCTTCGCGGAACCGGGATCCGGGTCTGTGGTCGGTTCTCAAGCACGGACACGGCCCACAAGACGCAGCGTTTTCAGAACCTGGAAAATTAGTTAAAAGGAGACAAAATAGTTTTGGGGCGGGGGGTTTGGCTCGGTTTGCACCTTTCCTCCTGAGCCGATAAGATCTTGTAGCGCCAGGGAAGAGGCtaagaactgtgtgtgtgtgtcctgtggggggctggtgtcctgtccaggttgtgtgagtgtgtgtgtgtgtgacctgtggggggctggtgtcctgtccagtgtgtgtgtgtgtgtgtgtgtgtgacctttggggggctggtgtcctgtccagggtgtgtgtgtgtgtgtgtgtgtgtccgtcctgtgatggactggtgtcctgtccagggagtgtgtgtgtcctggggaggggctggtgtcctgcccagggtgtgtgtgtgtgtgtgtgtcctgtgatggactggtgtcctgtccagggagtgtgtgtgtcctggggaggggctggtgtcctgcccagggtgtgtgagtgtgtgtgtcctgtggggggctggtgtcctgtccagggtgtgtgtgtgtgtgtctcttttTCCCCGGTTCCAGTTCAGAAATGTcttgttcaaccccattcccCGAGTCCCATGCCGGCTCCATTCTGGACCGAACCCCGCGGTCGTTACAAAAtaggaaaagaaacaaatcaagctgttactcttttgtttttcaaatcagtttttatttaaacaccagaaatcCACACCAGACGGAGACAGGCTATTGAAAGAGACCCTTTCTCAGAGGAATTCACAATTGAAAAAATTGGATCAATGCAATAAAAGCAGACGGACATCACCACCACCAAAGAGACGGACAAAGTGGCGTTTCAGGATTTAAGAGAGTTGCTTTTCGTTGTTTCTAGTTCAGGTCTGTCACGGATTGATAGCACAACGCATTCATGTTTTTGCGCTAATGCTGGACTTATTATTTGATACGTATGCGGTGTCTGATTTGCAATACATTCGCATATATTCATTTTGTGCGCCtaataatttcttatttctttaataTCAGAAGCATAGCCCCCTAACTGTCGCGTAAGGGGTCTGTTTTCTGTGACGACAATTACCATTTTATTTTCGGTTTCTGTTTATTAATGTCACCGTCGAGCTGTGGCGTGGATGCATTTACAACGTCTGATCacaacacattttcatttttttacgtTTCTTTTAATGCCgcagcaaatttacaaataagGACTCACAAGATTATAACACCGATAATATCGTCAGGGGTACAtagtttaatataaatatactttACCAAAAAAGATTGTAAACagtgtaaataaagataaggcaACGCAGCTTTTATGTTCTTACTTTTAGAAATAGTCTCTAAATACGCctttacatgtattttatgtattaataacgTGCAAGTATAATGATTAGGTCAAAGGAAATGTTCATGTTATTTTCAATGTGACTAGAAAAATGAACACAACATCTGTTGttgtcgtttttttttaaagtaatgtcGATGTGTCTGATAATACCGGAGACCCTCAAAACGGAGACCAATATCGATATTTGTTTTGAGGGAACAAGATGTTATGTTAAGTTTCAGCCCCatcgaaaacaatattaaaattccGTTTGTTAtaaattgaattattataatggcacgttattatatatataaaatgaagtGGCCGGGGAAGTACCCTGtgtttgagcattttaaaatggaagtatTTGCAGATTATTCTGAAGTGCCAAAAATATGAAAGCGGTGTGGACATGATTGTTATTgaatttgtttaatcttttttcctAACTTGAATGTATGGAGTAATGTGTACCCTCTGACGATCTTTTAGTCTTGAATTGTTATATGTATTCTCGTTTGTATtgtcatttttgttcttttgttacgcataaataaaaaaagattgaaaatccaaacaaataataatactgGAGACCCTCAGCCGCGGTTCGTAGCAACAGTCGCTAAGGAAGCGCGCTGTGACCCGGAAGGCGCTGCGTGCGGAGGTCAGCGTGGACTTCCGGTTAGAGCAGGCGGAGAGCGCTCCTGTCACAGTAAGATGACGGGCTGGCTGTCCAGCCTACAGACCGAGCTCCGCTCCTTCCTGGAGGGGGTGCTCCCGTCGATCGTGCACGAAGTGTCGGGGCTGTTCCGCAGCGGGAGGTCCGACTCCGAGGACGGGCTCGAAGACAAGCTGCACGGCGTCTCCCAGCTCCTGGTGCGGCGGGCCGTGTCGAAAATCGCGCAGTGTGTGGAGGAGAGTGTCGGGAGGGAGATGGCGCGGCTGAAGAAGGAGAACGAGAGCCTGAGGGGGAGACtgcagctgtgggagaaggagcCGGGAGATGGGGGACAGACGGATCGGGCTGGACACACGCTGCCCTGTGAAGCCCCTGATGGGATCAAGGAAGAGATGGACACGGAACTGCAGCTCTCAGGTCAGTGGGGGGACTTGTGTGGAgtcggggtgtgtgtgtgtgagtttaaAACCAGTGTCTGTAACCTCCCCACTAGGGAGAATCtagtggagagatgcagagtGGGGATGGAGCAGCGGGATGATCTGAGTGGAAACTGGAGTCTTATTATCCGGTCCTGGTGCTGAAGACATCTGTGATACAGCGACAGGACGGAGGACACCTCGTTTGGCGTGACTCGCTGGTATTGATCGGGGCGTCTTGTTCAATAACTGGAGTGGAATGGATGAGGAACAAGCCCTCGCAATAGAAAACGCtgggatgtgttttttttattgatacaGTGAATATCGAGGTGTTTCTGCTGCTCTGTACTGGTCTGTCTGAGTGCTGTACAGTCCCTGAGGTTTGAGGTGCAGGGTACAGTGAATATCGGGGTGTCTCTAGTGCTCTGTACTGGTCTGTCTTCAGCTCACCTCACTGGACTGggcttaaaaacaaaactacaagTCAGACGAGCAGTGTGAGAAGAGATGAAGAAAGAGGTATCAGTGTGAGTAGTAATGGAGATGAGTTTATAATAACAGCTCCTCACACTTCTATAGCTCTTtcctggactctccactcagagctctttacaggtcctggggatcccactaccgccaccagtgtgcagctctttacaggtcctggggatcccactaccaccaccagtgtgcagctctttacaggtcctggggatcccactaccgccaccagtgtgcagccccacctggatgatgctccagtcctctccccacacagcagctctcagtggggaggagagcagagggatggagccagttcagagatgggggttattaggaggccatgattggtaagggcacaCTGGTagcggtagtgggatccccaggacctgtaaagagctctgagtgaaGAGTCCAGAAGAGCGCTATATGAGTGTAAGGAGTGATCAGTCTTGTCCTCTTGTTTGCAGGCTCAGAGCCCAGTGCTCTCCCTGCGGCTGGGGACAGGGCTCCCCTGGAGCAGCAGCCCAGCGAGGAGGAGTGGGACTACCGCCTGAGACGGTACGCGGAGCTCAGCGCCGCAGAAGGCGGCGAGGGGGCCCTCGGGGGGGGGCGGCGGCTCACCGAGAGGACAGAGCCGGGGGCGGCGGAGGCGGCGAGTGCCGCACGGGGGCAGCAGACCCCGGGCTGCCGGGTCGTGCCGGAGGAGCCCGCGGCCGGGCCGGCGCacaaggaagaggaagaggaagaggaagtggCTGATTGTCCCCTCGCCGCGGGGCAGGGCCGCCTCGCGCCGAGGCCGTGCTCGGTGAAGGTGGAGCGCCTGTCCCtgtcgccgccgccgccgcccccgcCCGCCGCGGACAAGCTGTTCAGCTGCGCCCAGTGCGGCTGGGCCTTCAGCCGCCAGAGCAGCCTGAGGCGGCACGGCCTGGTGCACACGGGCGAGCGCCGGCTGGCCTGTGGCGAGTGCGGCAAGAGCTTCGGCCGCTCGGACCACCTGCGGGCCCACCGGCTGACCCACACGGGCGAGCGGCCCTTCCGCTGCGGGCAGTGCGGCCGGGCCTTCAGCCACGCCAACAACCTCAAGAGCCACCGGCTGACCCACACGGGCGAGCGGCCCTTCACCTGCGGCCACTGCGGCCGGGCCTTCGGCCAGTCCAGCACCCTGAGGAGCCACCAGCGCACCCACACGGGCGAGCGGCCCTTCCGCTGCGGGCAGTGCGGCCGGACCTTCAACCGCTCGGGCAACCTGAAGAAGCACCTGCTGGTCCACACGGGCGAGCGGCCCTTCCGCTGCGCGCAGTGCGGCCGCGCCTTCAACCAGCTGAGCAACCTCaacacccaccagctgctgcactCCGGGGAGAAGCTGTTCGGCTGCCAGCGCTGCGGGCGGAGCTTCAGCTGGTCGAGCAGCCTGAAGAGCCACCAGTGCGTGCCGGCGGGACCGGCGCTCTGACCTGGAGCTCTGACACAGGACCGGCGCTCTGACCTGGAGCTCATACAGAGGACCGGCGCTCTGACCTGGAGCTCATACAGAGGACCGGCGCTCTGACCTGGAGCTCCGACGCTGGACCAGTGCTCTGACCTGGAGCTCTGACACTGGACCAGCGCTCTGACCTGGAGCTCTGACACTGGACCGGCGCTCTGACACTGGACCGGCGCTCTGACCTGGAGCTCATTCAGAGGACCAGTGCTCTGACCTGGAGCTCATTCAGAGAACCAGTGCTCTGACCTGGAGCTCATTCAGAGGACCAGCGCTCTGACCTGGAGCTCATTCAGAGGACCAGCGCTCTGACCTGGAGCTCATACAGAGGACCAGCGCTCTGACCTGGAGCTCATACAGAGGACCGGCGCTCTGACCTGGAGCTCATACAGAGGACCGGCGCTCTGACCTGGAGCTCATACAGAGGACCGGCGCTCTGACCTGGAGCTCATACAGAGGACCGGCGCTCTGACCTGGAGCTCATACAGAGGACCGGCGCTCTGACCTGGAGCTCATACAGAGGACCGGCGCTCTGACCTGGAGCTCATACAGAGGACCGGCGCTCTGACCTGGAGCTCATACAGAGGACCGGCGCTCTGACCTGGAGCTCATACAGAGGACCGGCGCTCTGACCTGGAGCTCCGACAAAGGACCGCCGCTCTGACCTGGAGCTCCGACACAGGACCGGCGCTCTGACCTGGAGCTCCGACACAGGACCGGCGCTCTGACCTGGAGCTCCGACACAGGACCGGCGCTCTGACCTGGAGCTCCGACACAGGACCGGCGCTCTGACCTGGAGCTCTGACACAGGACGGGTCCTCTGACACTGGATCAGGGTGCTGACCTGGAGCTCATAGGGAGGACCGGCGCTCTGACCTGGAGCTCATAGGGAGGACCGGTGCTCTGACCTGGAGCTCATATGGAGGACCAGTGCTCTGACCTGGAGCTCATACGGAGGACCAGTGCTCTGACCTGGAGCTCATACGGAGGACCAGTGCTCTGACCTGGAGCTCATACAGACGACCAGTGCTCTGACCTGGAGCTCTGACAATGGACCGGCGCTCTGACCTGGAGCTCATACAGAGGACCAGTGCTCTGACCTGGAGCTCATACAGAGGACCAGTGCTCTGACCTGGAGCTCATACAGACGACCAGTGCTCTGACCTGGAGCTCTGACAATGGACCGGCGCTCTGACCTGGAGCTCATACAGAGGACCAGTGCTCTGACCTGGAGCTCATACAGAGGACCAGTGCTCTGACCTGGAGCTCATACAGAGGACCAGTGCTCTGACCTGGAGCTCATACAGAGGACCAGTGCTCTGACCTGGAGCTCTGACAATGGACCGGCGCTCTGACCTGGAGCTCATACAGAGGGCCAGTGCTCTGACCTGGAGCTCATACAGAGGACCAGTGCTCTGACCTGGAGCTCTGACAATGGACCGGCGCTCTGACCTGGAGCTCATACAGAGGACCAGTGCTCTGACCTGGAGCTCATACAGAGGACCAGCGCTCTGACCTGGAGCTCATACAGAGGACCAGCGCTCTGACCTGGAGCTCATACAGAGGACCAGCGCTCTGACCTGGAGCTCATACAGAGGACCAGCGCTCTGACCTGGAGCTCATACAGAGGACCAGCGCTCTGACCTGGAGCTCATACAGAGGACCAGTGCTCTGACACTGGATCGGCGCTGGAGCTGTAACACAACCGTAAcacattttttatactgtaaatgtattccTTCTGACTTTGCAGTTGGATAAAGTGACAGTAAAATACCCAGGTAACATAAAGTGGAAAACATATTTATACCTTGGACGTGgtaccagtctatcacagggcaccgACACAGTGGAGAAGACAGGTACGTGCTGGAGGTATCAGGTAAAATCAGGGGGAGGCGAGGGGAAGACTCACATGGGTACAGAGGcaccatgcagactccacctTAAGGTGCCCCAGAGTGTCATTGTGAACGATTCTGTgaaatcagatttttttaagaCCCTGTGTGTCGAGAATTTGATCTCGTGTTTGAATAAGCAGGCTTAAAATAAGGTCTTATCAATGTACAACTTTATTGTGATCGCCACTGTCAGTGTGTTTTCATTTGATAGATCTTAGCTTAGGACTTTTACAGTTGTCTCTTGCGATAACACTACACTTGTATCCTCGAAGCTTGAAGACACCAGGAGTTTAGGGGGGAGTGAGCTGGGAGATGTCACGACTGCCCTGGAACAAATAAATCAAACACAAACTATTTCAGCTCTTGTGTTCGTTTCTAAGTGTGGGTGTGATGGGTCTTCTGCTCTTCAGGCCTGCGTATATACAAAATTATTGACGGGCTGCGAAACTACGGTTCAAGGAGACTTCATTCAACATGATCTTCCCTAGCCACCAAGTAATCGCTGTGAGTTTTCTTTATAGAtcatgcatccattttctaactgcttcatttaATATGTATGGGGTTGCGGGGGAGtctgagcctatcccagcaagcaacaggggtGAGGCTGGGttcaccctggacgggacaccagtccatcacaggacaccaggactcgcacacactcacacaccctggacaggacaccagtccatcacaggacacactcacacaccctggacaggacaccagtccatcacaggacacactcacacaccctggacaggacaccagtccatcacaggacacacacacactcacacaccctggacaggacaccagtccatcacaggacacacactcacacaccctggacaggacaccagtccatcacaggacacacacacacacacacacacacacacacacacacacacacacacctggacaggacaccagtccatcacagaactCACGTACACTcacataccctggacaggacaccagtccatcacaggactcgcacacactcacaaacccTGGacgacgggacaccagtccatcacagggctcacacacacaccctggacaggacacacatagacacacatactcacacacacaccctggaagggacactggtccatcacagggcacacgcacGCACCAGGGCCAactaacccaccagcatgtctttttgaCAGGGGGAGGAAACTTGAGCACCTGTGTGATACACAAGGAGACGATCTGGACTAATGAGCCGAGACGTCTTGGACATCCGGAAATCCGGTCCCCAAGACATCATTTTGTCAGTGTTGGAGATGTGGAATTCGAACACGGGACGTTTAAACATGAAATACCTTTGAATATAATACACATGAATATTCTTTCCATTTTCAATACAAGGGGATCAACTGAAAAAAGACGAAAAAAGTGGAAAGCAGAAATCGCTCCaagacatttctgttttaattattttcagatgttcgTATTATTTTAGTTTAGAACATGTGACCgatgttatttttacaggaagaacAGACGACATAACCAGCGAATTGCGAGAAACCTAACCATAAACCGCTTAACATCACCAGTATTGTATCTTTTATATCTGTTCTTTTGTCTGAGttggtttttttaaatcttttcttaGGTTACATTTTATGGAATCGTTCTCCAGTGCAAGATATTTGACGACGCTTTATTAAAACAATCATAATTGGGATTTTATGTTGTGTTAAACACGTGTTACCCAATTTAATTATATCGCAGAAATCGCCGCGTATTTCCATAATTTATCAAACGTAAGGATTGCGTACTTTGTAAATTTGTCAAGTATTTATATAAtttctagttttatttttatctgtctGGACTTAAACGACATTAAACGCCACTTTGTGGggggaaaaggggaaaaaacagtATACTTCAATACAAtgacactttatgaaaaaaaaaacgatcaaACAAGTGAAATAAAGACATGTTCATTTCGATATAGTCTGTAAATACGCCTTTACATCTCTTTTAAACTTTCACTTTTATGTATTGAATCGCGGGCGCGTATAATAATGACGTCAACTACAAGCATAGCAACAATCACCAAGGGAGCGCTGGGTGACCCGGAAGTCCTTCCGGCGGGGTCGGGGAGGGGGGTGTGTTTACTTCCTGTTTGAGCCGCTGACTTCCGCCTTTGGTTTCTGTTCGGTTTCGGATCGTCTCCGGAGGGGAAGATGGCGAGTTACCTCTCCAGCCTGCAGACCGAGCTCCGCGCCTTCCTGGAGGGGGTGCTCACGTCGATCGTGCACGAAGTGTCGGGGCTGTTCCGCAGCGGGAGGTCCGACTCCGAGGCCGGGCTCGAAGACAAGCTGCACGGCGTCTCCCAGCTCCTGGTGCGGCGGGCCGTGTCGAAAATCGCGCAGTGTGTGGAGGAGAGTGTCGGGGGGGAGATGGCGCGGCTGAAGAAGGAGAACGAGAGCCTGAGGGGGAGACtgcagctgtgggagaaggagcCGGGAGCCGGGGGAGATGGGGGACAGACGGATCGGGCTGGACACACGCTGCCCTGTGAAGCCCCTGCAGGGATCAAGGAAGAGATGGACACGGAACTGCAGCTCTCAGGTCAGCGGGGGGACTTGTGAGCAGCGTTGAAAACGCCCTCGTTTCGCGTCCGATCCGGAGAAATGTCCAGGCACTGAAATGCACTGTTGCTCGTTTAATAATGACATTCGAGAACACACTGGATCAGGTGTTTCGTCAAGCGATCTCTGTGTATTTGATAGTTTTACACGCAGacgtgtcctgtccagggtgtgtgagtgtgtgtatgtgtcctgtgatggactggtgtcctgtccagggtgtgtgtgtgtgtgtcctgtgatggactggtgtcctgtccagggtgggtgtgtgtgtgtgtgtgtcctgtgatggactggtgtcctgtccagggtgggtgtgtgtgtgtcctgtgatggactggtgtcctgtccagggtgggtgtgtgtgtgtgtgtcctgtgatggactggtgtcctgtccagagtgggtgtgtgtgtgtgtgtcctgtgatggactggtgtcctgtccagggtgggtgtgtgtgtgtgtgtcctgtgatggactggtgtcctgtccagggtgtgtgtgtgtgtgtgtcctgtgatggactggtgtcctgtccagggtgtgtgtgtgtgtgtcctgtgatggactggtgtcctgtcccgtgtgtcctgtgatggactgctgtcctgtccagggggtgtgtgtgtgtgtcctgtgatggactgctgtcctgtccagggggtgtgtgtgtgtgtcctgtgatggactggtgtcctgtcccaggtgtgtgtgtgtgtcctgtgatggactgctgtcctgtccagggtgtgtgtgtgtgtcctgtgatggactggtgtcctgtcccaggtgtgtgtgtgtgtcctgtgatggactggcgtcctgtcccgtgtgtcctgtgatggactgctgtcctgtccagggggtgtgtgtgtgtgtcctgtgatggactgctgtcctgtccagggggtgtgtgtgtgtgtcctgtgatggactgctgtcctgtccagggggtgtgtgtgtgtgtcctgtgatggactgctgtcctgtccagggggtgtgtgtgtgtgtcctgtgatggactggtgtcctgtcccaggtgtgtgtgtgtgtcctgtgatggactgctgtcctgtccagggtgtgtgtgtgtgtcctgtgatggactggtgtcctgtcccaggtgtgtgtgtgtgtcctgtgatggactggtgtcctgtcccgtgtgtcctgtgatggactgctgtcctgtccagggggtgtgtgtgtgtgtcctgtgatggactgctgtcctgtccagggggtgtgtgtgtgtgtcctgtgatggactggtgtcctgtcccaggtgtgtgtgtgtgtcctgtgatggactggcgtcctgtccagggtgtgtgtgtatgtcctgtgatggactggcgtcctgtccagggtgtgtgtgtgtgtcctgtgatggactggcgtcctgtccagggagtgtgagtgtgtgtgtgtcctgtgatggactggcatcctgtccagggagtgtgagtgtgtcctgtgttggactggtgtcctgtccagagtatgtgtgtctgtgtgtgtcctgaatCATCAGCCAGCTGAGAAAAGCGATCACTCTCTCTACAGAGGAGTCCTCAGTACAGCTCCTGCCTCAGTCTTGGGAATGAAGTCTCTTACTTCTCCTCAAGCACCTGGATCTCGCCCACATCCTCTCTGCCGGGTGAGATCCTGAGATCGATAGACAGCAAAGACGTCTCCCGTGTGTTTCAACAGTGGGAATCTAAACTGTCGAAACTGTAGCTGTTCCATCAATACAGATCAACGGCAGTCTTCAACAGGGATGTTTCCTGACACAGGGACGCGTCCTACCCCGTACCAGTTACAGGGAGGACCTCTTGTGTCTGTAGGTCTCCGCTTTGGCGGGGGTCCCAAATTCTTTGAGGCCAGTTCTCAGGTTCTGGCCTTGTTATTAAGACGCTTCGCTGGACATTGATCATTGATCGTGCAGTGCTTAACACACAGCGTGCGATGGAAAATGTCTAGTCGCGAGTGTTATTTGTCTGTATTCCTGGGTcttaaagttgttgttttttcttctgggGAAGGGGCTATTATTTCGTTCCGAACTCGACTCTGGACCCATGCCCTGTCctcttgtcctgtgtttttCAGGCTCAGAGGCCAGTGCTCTCCCTGACTCTGGGGACAGGGCTCCTCTTGAccagcagcacagtgaggaggaggaggggcgcTCCAGTCTGAggcaggagacagagctcacCGCCGCACAAGGGAAAGAGACACTCAgggagcagcacacagagagcagacagaggctggaggaactggacTCTGTGCCCACGATGAAGACCGAGCCCCCGGTTCACGATCCGGACGGGCAGACTGTGATGGCATCCCTGCAGGGCCTCAAGGAAGAGGAACTGAGCGACGGGGGCGGCGGTCTTCCGGACCCGCCGCCCTCCGCCCCGCAGACCGGGGGGCGGCGGAGGCGGCGGATCGCTCAGCCTGGGGGGCGCCCCTACCCCTGCGCCCAGTGCGGGAAGAGCTTCCCGGAGCTCAGGAAGCTGCAGGGGCATCAGCTCACCCACACGGGCGAGAAGCCCTACACCTGCCCGCAGTGCGGCAAGGGCTTCGGCCAGTCCTACTACCTGAAGAAGCACCAGCTGGTCCACACGGGCGCGCGGCCCTACCCCTGCGCCCAGTGCGGCAAGAGCTTCAGCCAGTCCAGCGACCTGAAGACCCACCGCTACATCCACACGGGCGAGCGGCCCTACCCCTGCGCCCAGTGCGGCAAGAGCTTCCGGCAGCCGGGCAGCCTGCGCACCCACCAGCGCACCCACACGGGCGAGAAGCCCTACCCCTGCGCCCAGTGCGGCAAGAGCTTCAAGAGCTCCAGCAGCCTGCGCACCCACCAGCGCATCCACGCCGGCGCGCGGCCCTTCGCCTGCCCGCAGTGCGGCAAGGGCTTCCTGCACGCCTTCGACCTGCGCACCCACCAGCGCGTCCACACGGGCGAGCGGCCCTTCCCCTGCCCGCGCTGCGACAAGAGCTTCCGCAGCGCCAGCAACCTGCGCACCCACCAGCTGGTGCACACGGGCGCGCGGCCCTGCGCCTGCCCGCAGTGCGGCAAGGCCTTCGCCCAGCCCAAGAACCTGCGCGCCCACCTGCTCACCCACGCCggcggcccctcctgcgcctgcCCGCGCTGTGGCAGGGCCTTCAAGTGCCCCAGCAGCCTGAAGAGGCACCGGTGCCGGCGGGAGGCGGAGGCGCTGGCGGGCGGTCAGGCGTCTTGACGGGGGCTCTGTCACGGCCCTTTTCTGTTTTACGTCAAGGGGAGGAGCGTTCTGGCACTGGGGAGGTTGAAAAGGCATCAGATCGCTCACGCTGGGGAGAGAGACCAGTGTGAGGAAGAGCTTTATGAACTGAGGAGATTGAAAAGGC belongs to Lepisosteus oculatus isolate fLepOcu1 chromosome 14, fLepOcu1.hap2, whole genome shotgun sequence and includes:
- the LOC138242562 gene encoding zinc finger protein 709-like, which produces MTGWLSSLQTELRSFLEGVLPSIVHEVSGLFRSGRSDSEDGLEDKLHGVSQLLVRRAVSKIAQCVEESVGREMARLKKENESLRGRLQLWEKEPGDGGQTDRAGHTLPCEAPDGIKEEMDTELQLSGSEPSALPAAGDRAPLEQQPSEEEWDYRLRRYAELSAAEGGEGALGGGRRLTERTEPGAAEAASAARGQQTPGCRVVPEEPAAGPAHKEEEEEEEVADCPLAAGQGRLAPRPCSVKVERLSLSPPPPPPPAADKLFSCAQCGWAFSRQSSLRRHGLVHTGERRLACGECGKSFGRSDHLRAHRLTHTGERPFRCGQCGRAFSHANNLKSHRLTHTGERPFTCGHCGRAFGQSSTLRSHQRTHTGERPFRCGQCGRTFNRSGNLKKHLLVHTGERPFRCAQCGRAFNQLSNLNTHQLLHSGEKLFGCQRCGRSFSWSSSLKSHQCVPAGPALAADFRLWFLFGFGSSPEGKMASYLSSLQTELRAFLEGVLTSIVHEVSGLFRSGRSDSEAGLEDKLHGVSQLLVRRAVSKIAQCVEESVGGEMARLKKENESLRGRLQLWEKEPGAGGDGGQTDRAGHTLPCEAPAGIKEEMDTELQLSGSEASALPDSGDRAPLDQQHSEEEEGRSSLRQETELTAAQGKETLREQHTESRQRLEELDSVPTMKTEPPVHDPDGQTVMASLQGLKEEELSDGGGGLPDPPPSAPQTGGRRRRRIAQPGGRPYPCAQCGKSFPELRKLQGHQLTHTGEKPYTCPQCGKGFGQSYYLKKHQLVHTGARPYPCAQCGKSFSQSSDLKTHRYIHTGERPYPCAQCGKSFRQPGSLRTHQRTHTGEKPYPCAQCGKSFKSSSSLRTHQRIHAGARPFACPQCGKGFLHAFDLRTHQRVHTGERPFPCPRCDKSFRSASNLRTHQLVHTGARPCACPQCGKAFAQPKNLRAHLLTHAGGPSCACPRCGRAFKCPSSLKRHRCRREAEALAGGQAS